One Aegilops tauschii subsp. strangulata cultivar AL8/78 chromosome 2, Aet v6.0, whole genome shotgun sequence genomic window, AAATCAAAATCTGGCTGTGGTTAATTTGGCATAATGCTATAGCCACAAAAGGCAACATGATAAGAAGGAACTGGATCCTGTCATGAAAACGAAAGCATCAACCACCTGTTCTTTAGCTGATCTGCAGCTAAATTTCTTTGGTGTCTTGTGTGCAAATGTCTGGGTGCTGTTTCTAGGCTCACATGCTTTACTCGGTATTTCTGGTGTGTCCCCAGCTTTATCCCACAAAGCATAAATGTGCAAATTGTGGGTGTTGCTGCTTTGTGTTGGTCATCTGGAAGCTCAGGAACATAGCATGTTTTGTTACGCATGCTCGTTTTGTGTTATTGGGCAAGCCTTCAAAATGATGCTCACCGAGAGATGCTGGAACAAGGGGCGAATCTGCTACAAAGAATGGCTCTGGAGACACATGCCGAGTCTGTCATGGTACGAGGTAGGGATGCCCTCCGGCTGGAAGATGGTGGAGGATAACAGGATGCTGCTACGAATGTGGATGAGCAATGGCGGAGGATGCTGAAGAGGAGAACAATGCTTGATTCAATGAGAGTAGCATATATTTGAGCAcctccttttcgaaaaaaaaaatatttgagcACCTACGACTACGTGTGCCTTTTTGCCGCATGTATGAAGGCGTTGAACTGTAATGCGTGGGTCCCTTGTGGGCGTTTTCCTTTTGGTATATGTTGCAGCTGCCTCCTCTTGCTAGTGGCGGTTAGGTCTTTTTGGAACCTAAGAGCGTCTCTAGCCGTTCGGCCAAACGCCGCCGCCGTCTACTACTACGTCGCCGCCGCAAGAGGCGGAGCTTAGTTGAAACAAAACATGGCCGTGGCCCGCCCAATCCACGACCAAAACAGTGAATAATGAAGGCAAAAGTTGGCTCATGTGGGAGAAAAACAACGCGTTCTTTCAGCTTGGCCCACCCAAAAAAAATTGTGTAGCTCCGCTactggccgccgccgccttgagCCTTTTACATGCCGAGGAGCCTGTAGAAGTTGGTGTAGCCGCCGCCGTCCTTACTGCACCCCTACCCTAGGTTGCCGTGGCGGACGTGGTTGGACGGCCCGGGCACCTCCTCGCCACTGTCGTCGAGGATGACGATGCCGCCCTCCTCGCGGCCGCGGCGCCGGGCGGCGATCTCCTTGAGGGCGCGGCGCTGGCGCTCCATCTCCTGCCGGACGTAGTCGTCCCGCGCTCATTTGTGGCTGGTCTCCATGTCAGCGGCCATGGCCACGTGCTCCTTCTTCACGGGGAGGAGCCTTCACATTGATTCCCGTGGGAAAACGAGGTGATGAGGATGAGATTCTCGGCGACGCGCTGTCGCTGACTAGGCGGGTCCACCAGGCTTCCGCGCCAAAAACATTTCCCTCGGTGCCCCCGGGCGCCGCCCAGCGTGCCGGGTTCGGCTTGGATCTGCTGGCATCAATTTTGACCCTAACCGGCGAAAACTGGCCttctgggggcgcgactgggccgattttttcGAGCCGGCGATAAAAAAaggggcttggggggggggggggggtgcgagtggagatgctctaaggagTGCTTAGTTTCTGTGTTGCGTTTGTTTTTCCTTTATGTTTGCGCCAAGGACGCTTTTTTTGCTTTTTTGTCCGTCTGTTGATAGTGGAACCCGATCCAGTCTGGATCATATGGAAAAAATAACTCATGAATTTCCGTAATAGTAATTTTATGGGATGAACGTATAATTTATGAGAAGTTATCAGACACCAACTTTTCTTAGTTCATGTAAACCTCTTTCCTTAAAATCATTTTTTTGTCAAACAAACCTAGCTAACCAGGACATGCATGTCATTGACACGTGACGGTGACCGGCGAGGTGCGATGTAGCGGCAGCGAGGTGGTGGTCCAGTGTGGCGGTGATGACACAGCCGCCCGACGGCCAAATGATGCGGCGGCACGTGGCAGCAGGCGGTGAGGTGGTGGCCCAGCAGTGCGACGATGTGACGGTGGCGGCGGCTATGTGGCgcgcggcgggggggggggggggggggggggttgagttTTAAAGCGGTTTTATAACTGCCAATAATCTACAGGAGGACAATCTTCCCGTATACTTGCAGGAAGGAGGGATGTTTTTATGGGATCTCGTATTTTTTTTGGGTTTAAAGAAGCTGTTGGAGAGCTTTTTTTGCCTCAACTTCCCATAAGCTATAGTTATTTAAGGTTTATGGGAGTTATTGGAGTTACTCCTTGGAGAGATAAACCCAAAGCGTAGAAAGTTTGTGCTCCCATCCGTGCTCGAAAAGGAAGGCATAAATGTTGTCCAAAGTCAGATGGTGTTAAGTTACGCCAAATTTAACAAAAGAAACGAATAGAAGATCATGTCTGGCTCGATAACATGAACATGAGCTGTTCTGGTGTCTGGCTCAAAGATAACTTAGATGTATCTGTGCCAATAAGTAGAATAAACATGATGTGCTCGTATCTTCAGTTAGAACTTAATTAAGTGTTATATGTACCATTATTCTTGCTCAAGCTCCAACTTGCTGAACACAAATAATTAATATCCTCTGCATTGACTTGCGGATGAAATCGCGATCTTGCTATCTTGGATAATGGACGTTTTTTCTCTTGACAGCTTGGATAATGGATGGTATTAATTGTCACCGCGTCATTCCACATATGTACACATGTGTCTTGCCTAATGAAACGTGCTGATTAGTGGGCCATCTTCAGCATGTTCACCTACTAATCAGCCATGCTTACTTGGCTGACCAACCTCTTATTTCGGCCATTGTTGGCTGGCTACCTGTCTGCACGATGCCGTTCGAGTTTGTCTACCAGCATCTGCAAGTCTACATATATTGCTCTGCTCTGCGCCCTTGAAACACCCAGGCGATCTCACGAGAGCTGTGTCGTCGACTCGTCGTTGGATCGGGAGGACGTAGAAAGAAAGCGTGCGCTGAGGGAGAGATGGCCGGTGGCGCCTTCGTGGCGAACGATGGCCCCGCCCCGGACTACGGCGGACGGCTGACGCTATCGGTGCTCATGACCTGCTTCGTGgccgcctccggtggcctcatctTCGGCTATGACATTGGCATCTCAGGTGAGCCTCGGCCCCGGCCTCGACCTCGATCGATGTTTCTTGAGCTACGGCAGCCGGATGGGGTTTGATGGTTGACTTCAGGCGGCGTGTCGCAAATGGAGCCGTTCCTGCGGCGCTTCTTCCCGCACGTCCTGGAGAAGATGGCGGTGGCGAAGCACAACGACTACTGCCTCTACGACAGCCAGGCGCTCACGGCCTTCACGTCGTCGCTGTACATCGCCGGCCTGCTGGCGTCGCTCGTGGCTAGCCGCGTCACCAAGGCCATAGGGCGGCAGCGCGTCATGCTCGTGGGCGGCGCGCTCTTCTTCGCCGGCGGCGCCATCACTGGCGCGGCCATGAACATCGCTATGCTCATCATCGGGCGCATGCTGCTCGGCTTTGGCGTCGGCTTCACCAACCAGGTCAGTCCCTACGGGCAGTCCTGTCGATCGAACAAAtggagtagtagtactagtatattATGGAAGTGATTAGTTATTTCTCAGTCAACAGTGGACTGCTCATAGCCACCAGTATCACTTTTGTACTTGATGGTAGTCACCAGTCAAGAATTATTATGGGGTAGTAACCCTTAAGTACTTAGAAACAGCAAAATACGGAAAATGTTATTTCCCTCAATGCAAACATGCATCGTATCCTGATGTGGCTTAACTAACGCACGCTCATACGGGACCGATGGGCTCGGGGCCTCGCGGACGGAGCGACTCGCCGGTAGGAGTACGTCAGAGTTTTAGCGGTGAAATCTGTGAGCAAGAGAAGTTCTAAAAAAAAAATCTGTGAGCAAGAGAAGTTCAAAAAGGAAAAGACTGTTTGTGAGGAAGGGCCCTTCCAAAATTAGATAGAACCATTTTATCCATCCCTATCCTTTGTGGCAAAAGGCCAAAAATAGATAAGTTTTTTTTTGAGTGGTAGATAAGGTTATGTAAGAGTATTTAGCAAAAAACTACCACAATTCGTGAAACCGTGCCTACAAACTATCATTTTACAAATTTATGTCTAAAACTATCATTTTCTCATTAATCCTTGATTAAAAACTACCAAGTCTGAAAAGAGCCCGATTTGGCTTTTTTAAGCGCGTTTCTGACAGAATTGGCCCACACATAAGCGGGCtaaaaagcaatcgggtccctagttttttttaaaaaaGCAATCCAGTCCTTGGCGAGGCCCAGCACAGCTGGCTAGCACGctcgcggcgacggcggcggcggcacgcaCGCAAGCCAGCCGGCCAGCAAGCGGCGAGCGTCGTGGCAGCGGTGCTCGTGTTCCTCTACTTCTCCTCGCTGCAGCAGCTCGCCGAGCAGCAGCAGCCCAGCCCCTTTTCTCCTTCTCCACTGCCTCCTCTCCGTCTCCTTCtcctgcagcagcagcagcacgggCACGAGCTCCTCCTCTCGCGCAGCCCCGCCGCACTGCACAGCCGCACCTCGTCGCAGCCCCACCGCCGCACGCACACACGCAGCCGCGCGCACAGCCCTTGCGCAGCCGCTCGAGCAGCCGCCCCGCCGGCCCGCCGCAGCAGCGCGAGCAGGATCCTCCCCTCGCCTGACGCAGCCGGGCCCCATGGCACGCCCGGAGCACGCGCAGCTCGCAGGGCCGCCGCGAGCTCGCCTCACCAGATCCACGCCGCGCCTGACCAGAACGGCCAAAGCACGGGCCTCCTCGCCACGCCGCCAGGGCCCTCGCGCCGGACCAGGCCGCCGCCTGCCTGGCTGCCGCGACCCACAGTCGTGGCCAGCGCGCGCGTCGCGCATCCCAGCGCCTCCTCGCACACGCGCACGCAGCCGCCGGCCCCCTCCAGTCGCTGGAGGACTGGATTGCTTTAAAAAAAAAAACTAGGGACCCGATTGATTTTTTATCCGCTTATGTGTGGGCCAACTCTGTCAGAAACGCGTTTAAAAGAGCCAAATCAGGCTCTTTTCAGACTCGGTAGTTTTTAGTTAAGGATTAATAAAAAAATGTAGTTTTCGACACAAATTTATAAAGTAATAGTTTGTAGGCATGGTTCCAAGAATTgcggtagttttttgttaaatactgtACCTAAGCACCGTCGGGAGTGCCCTGGACCAGCGACTACTGAGCTCagttctctttttttttgcggatAGAGCTCAGTTCTCTATACCAATAATCAACGCCGTATGTCATACGAGTATCAttgtttttttatatttttttgcgAATATAGGAGTATCACTGTGATTGCAGTTTCGAGCTCCATCCATAATATTCTGCTAATACagcttcgcaagcgtgtgcacaAAAATACGTTTTTCCCACCATGTCATCCGAAAATGGATTTTTACCCAATGTTTTCCTGCTGTTTCGACAGCAGAAAGAAAATATCTGCCCCCTGcaagaaaaaagaaataaaatatcTGAACGCTAGTACTTCGGTGCTTTAGAAAAACTGACATTTTTTATGTGAATTAATCGAGCTCTACCAGTAAAGGGTTTGCTACTGAAATGACAAAAACAGTGTTTAAAACCGTTGTCCAGTGATACTCGGGAGAGCCGTTCGTGTAGAATGGAACGAACCAAAGCTCCTTATCAGTTGTTAATCTGCTACAGCTATATTTTTCTTTGAAACGTGGTCCCTTAAGGCCTGATTTATTAAAAAAGGTCGAAGAGAGTTGCCCAGTTAATTAACGAAAAACCGGGCGAAAACCGTCACAACATGTCTGTAAAAACAAGCACACAAGGCGACCTGGTAACCCACACAAAAACGCACACACGCCGTCGAGGTTGCAATCCGGTGTCATCGTCATCACACCTCCGCGAGGGCGACTCCGACTCCACCATCAACGACCACCGAAGTAGCCCTCACCGCAAGCAAGCGCCGAGGCTTGCGTTGGTCGATGCAAAACAATCCACCACACGCGCCGACGACCAGGCAGCTCCGACTCCGTCCGAAGCTGCCATCGTTGCCACACAAGAAGTCGCGCCACATCACATTGCCGGACGGACAACTACCAACCGCAATGTTGCGAGCGTCCAGCCTATGGAATGCGCGAACAGGATCGAAGCTCTTCAAGGCAACGCCCCCAAGGGAGGATGcgacgaggacgacgacgtcgcCCGACCCGAAGCTGGGCCTTAGGCATTTGCCCGAAGATCTTGAACCAAGGGTAGGAGGTCGGAGATCTCCACGGCAgcgcctccaaggaggggaacggcgcccgcgggcgccgccgccgccggccggcaaCAACGGGGCAGGTCTTCACCAGGAGCATCTCGAACACCACCCCCACGCGCCTCAATCCGCTGACCCGCTCGCCTCCCACGCAGCAACCGCGCTGTCACCGTACGGGAGCCACCACATACCTCGCCAGCAGCAAGCCGGGCAGGACCCAGCCGCAACCGGATCACCATCTAGCCTCACGCCGGAACCCCAGCCGCCTGCAACCACCGAAAGGACGAGGCCGCCGGACTAGCAAGCCGGCCAGATCTGTAGCACCAAGCAGGGAGGGGGCCGCCACCCCGCCCCATCCCGCAACACAGAGCTGCCGAGCCGAAGCCAGGCAGCCCGCAGCAGCCGCTGCACCGCCAAGAGGGCGCCGCCGAACAGGAGTCGCCGGCCGCCACCCCATCTGCCGGATCCACGTGCCAGGAGCCACCAAGCCGCTGCCATCCGCCGGACCCACAGCGCTAGGAGCTGCCGGAGCACCACCGCGACGCTGCCGAGCCGAGCAACACCATCCCGCACGGACTGTAGGCACCACCCATCGCCGCGCCAGATCCGCATCTGGCTGCGCCCGCCCACCACTCCGCGATGCCAGGGGAGACCGCCGCCGCCAAAGAGCAGACCCCCCGCCGCCGGCACCgcacgggctttgcccggcggcgcacgccggcggcggcggggtaggAGAGGGGGGAGGTGGCCGCTGGTTGAGGGCTGGGGCGCCCCGGTGCCGCCTGGGAGCGGCACGGGAGCGAGAAAagaattttttttaaacaatTATTTGAATGAGTTAATCTGCTACAGCTATCAACTGATTGATTCAGTCTTCCGCTGACATACGAAGCGTATAAAGCCAGCCATTGTTCACTGGACTTACTATATCTGGTTGTGGACTTGACAGATATATTTATTCTTAGACAGCTAGTGTTCAGTTCTCATGTCAAATGTCATCTGACATTGCGATGATATCCTCCAGAGCCACCAACCTCACTTGCTTAAAATTTTAAGTAGCAATAGACAGCCTAGTCCACACTCCTATCTGGTTGACCCGGTAGCATGGCTAACCACGTCACAGATAGGAGTCCCTACCGGTTTGTCTGATCTGAGTTCCTGCTATATGAATATTGCTCGTTGTTCATGAGTGTTTTAAATTGAAATGATTTTGTATTTACACCAACCCTAAAGTTGCCGTGTAAGACCCCAGAAACAAATACGACTTTGTGGatatttttcctttttatttttaagaAACACTGGTTACAACGATagacgtgcatgcacacacacacttCAACCATGAAATGATTTTGTATTTGCACCAACCCTAAAGTTGCCGTGTAAGACCCGTAAAACAAATACGGCTTTGTGGATATTTTTCCTTTAGTATTTTTTAAGAAACACTGATTACAACGTAGATGTGCACTCGCAGACACTCAAATCAGAAAACACACACATCGTCTACTGAAGATCGGGCCCGAGTGGCAGAGCTTTAAGGTTGACCAAGTCACGATGAACACAACACTATCAATAGAAACATCGTATCCCACCGATAAAATAATTCGCATTAGTCACACCAAAGTGTCAAATTTGGAGTTTGATCTGAGGGTACCACGGCCCTCCTAAGTCCTAACCATCCGACCATGATAAGTTTTACTTTAAGAGGTTTATGCTACGAGAGGGATGTGGACACTTGACACTTCTAGGCCTCGTGTCGCTCACCCACTCGCGTACATGGGCCTTGCCCCAGCGGGAAATGACACACATACAAGTTTCATGGCAAGCCGCGCGCCATGGAAGTTTATTTCATTCCTTTTTTCTTTCACTTCGTGTTCTCTCTACTTTTTTGAAATATTCTAAAATTTACATTTGGATAGTTTACTATTTCTTAtaaaaatatattaaaaaaatattcaACGCATATTAAAAAAATCATATTATTTTTTAAAAGTTTTCACATATTTATAAATGATATTCGTCTATTTGAACAAATGTTCCTATTTTTTAAAAAAGTGTATATTTATATAATGTTTTAACTAAAACTATTTGTCATGTGTTGCATTAAAAATGGTCCGGCCTATATTTTGAAAATTGTTCAATGTGTTTCTGAATAATTTTCAACATTATTATTTCAATGTTCGTCataaatttaaaaaatattcaagGTATATTAAAAATATATTTTAAAACTACTTATACAAATATATTTATAACAGATATCTTGTATTTGTCATAAAATCACTTTACAATTTTTAGAAAGATCATATATGGAAAAAAAGTATGAAaaggaaaatattaaaataaataacaaaaatGAAATGGAAAACAGAAAAATACTATCTGCTCAAACGAAATCAAAGAGGAAAATTGACCCAACACCCCGGAGAGGAAAACCAGCTCACCCAACAAAATATGAAAAAAAAACCGTCTTGCTCTCGCAGCTGGGCAGGCCCAGCTCGTAGCTTGCCTAGCCCGTTATGGAACTGGCGCTCACTGGCCGCGCTTACTGGGCCGGCCCACGATGCCGCGCAGCCAAAATGTACATATAGCAAAAAAATCATTTCTAAAATGTTCCTGCCGAAAGGAATCGATCTCTGCACGTTTAGCTTCAGTACAGGTTGCCTAACCACTACAACAACAAGACGCTAGTTAAAAATTCGGCGCCAACATTTTTAAAATAACTATAGCTGTATTGTTTATTGCTCATAGATAGAAAAACATGATTTTTTGGAAAACAATATGAACATAATTTAAAAGTTTACAGATTTTAAAAAAACACGaattttagaaaagttcatgTAATAGAAAAGGTTCACGAAttagaaaaagttcatcaattttcaaaaaaagttcactAACGTGAAtgaaaagttcatcaattttgaataAAGTTCATTAAATCTAAAAATAGTTCATTGAATATGAAAAATTAGTTCAcgatttttaaaaaaaatcattgatttgaaaatagttcattggatttccaaaaaatcatcaaatttcaAAAAACAGTTCGTAgaattttgaaaaagttcatcctTATTGAAAAAAGTTTATCGAATTGGAAAAAAGTTCATCTGTTTGAAGAAAAAGTTCGAGAattagaaaaagaaaaaaaggacaGAGGAAAAAGAATAAAGAAAAGGAAAGGAGAAAAAtcgaagaaagaagaaaagttgaagAAACATCTATGTAATCGCGCTCAGGTGAGGTGACGGGGTCTAGCACAAAACACTCATAGCGCGGGTTCGAATCCTAGGTTTTGCACTTTTTCACAGTTCGGAAAACAGAGAAAAATAGAGAATCGGGCCGGCCTTTAATGGGCGCTTAAGGCGCCGTTTAGGGTTTGCCGATGTGATATGCGAATCCGCGCGTGAAAGGGCAAAGACAAAGAGGCGTCGTATTTGGGATTGTGCCCCTATTTTTGCGCTTTGCATCCGCAGCCTTGAGATGCACCTAAAGCGCGCTTCATATGGCATATGTCGGACTCTGGTAGAGTtactcttttttttgcgaaaaaactttcaatctattcatcttcaatcatggcagtacaacgaacaccgaaaataaaaattacatccagattcgTAAACCACCTAGCGACGATTACAAGCACTGAAGCAAGCTGAAGGCGCGCCACCATTATCGCCCCTCCATCGCCAGAGCCTCACATATATCGAATCAAATTTGGAACAAGTAAATAAAGTCTAGTACTACATCACTAGGATGACATACGCAAAAGGGGAGAACGGATCCATGTTTGCTCGTATCATCGGATGCATTAACGTCGGTGTAAATATGATTGCCGAACGACGATGATTTCATCTAATGACTGATGCCATATATGCATGACAAAATGATAGGCGACTCCTGTGTTCCTGTCCGAGATGGCCCCGACGCAGTGGCGCGGCTCCCTTACCGCCGGCTTCCAGATCTTCCTCGCCCTCGGCGTCCTCATCGCCAACCTCACAAACTACGCAACGGCGCGCATCTCCTGGGGCTGGCGCCTCTCCCTGGGTCTCGCCGGCGCGCCGGCTGTGATCATCTTCCTGGGCGCCCTCTTCCTCACGGACACCCCCAGCAGCCTCGTCATGCGCGGCAAGGCCGACGAGGCCCGCGCCGCGCTCGTCCGGGTGCGCGGGGCGGGCGCGGACGTAGACGCGGAGTTCCAGGACATCCTGCGCGCCGTGGCGGTCGCGCGCGAGAGCGAGGAGGGCGCGTTCCATCGGATGGCGACGAGGCGCGAGTACCGCCCTCACCTGGTGCTCGCCGTGGCCGTGCCCATGTTCTTCCAGCTCACCGGCGTCATCGTGCTCTCCTTCTTCGCGCCGCTGGTGTTCCGCACCGCCGGGTTCGGCAGCAACGCCGCGCTGATGGGCGCCGTCATTCTCGGCGGCGTGAACCTGGGGGCCCTCATGCTCTCCACCCTCGTCATCGACCGGTACGGCCGCAGGGTGATGTTCATGGTCGGCGGCATCCAGATGATCATTGCCCAGGTACACATCCACGTCCAGTTCCATGCGTACGTATACTTGAATGGTCGGGTTTTCTCACGCAGACACACGTTTGAGCATTGCAGGTTGCGATGGCATGGATCATGGGCGCGCAGGTGGGGAAGAGCGGCGACGCGCCGATGGCGAGGCCGTACGGGGTCGCGATCCTGGTGTTCACGTGCATGCACGCCGCCGGGTTCGGGTGGTCGTGGGGGCCGCTGGGGTGGGTGGTGCCAGGCGAGATATTCCCGGTGGACATCCGGTCGGCGGGGCAGGCCATGAACGTGTCCATCGGCCTCGGCCTCACGTTCGTGCAGACGCAGTCGttcctcccgatgctctgcagcTTCAAGTACGCCACGTTTGCCTACTACGCCGGCTGGGTCGCCGTCATGACCGTCTTCATCGCGCTGTTCCTGCCGGAGACCAAGGGCGTGCCGCTCGAGTCCATGGGCACCGTCTGGGTCAAGCACTGGTACTGGAAGCGGTTCGTGCAGCCGCAAGCAAAAAGCGCCGACGCACTCACCTAGTTGGCCCCGTCAAGTCTGTTCGCTATGTAAACCAAACGAACTCCTCGTTGACTCCTATACGCATCAGTTGACCCCACAACTTTTAACAATCTgcctttagttttatatatattTGAGCAAATTTTGATAAAATTTGAAGAGTTTGTGTCAGTTGACCTCACAGATTTTTTGGGTCTGGCACTACGCTGTTTAGCAGGGCACTTCCTTGAGCCATTTCTTTTCCTCTTGAGCCATGTGGGGAATGGAGATTATGGGAGGACCAGGAGAAGTAGGTGAAATCGGATCCGATGGAGAGAAACCAATAAACCTAAAATTACTTTTTTGACGAAAATACTCAACTCCATATTAAATAAAACCATCGACAATGGTGGGTCTCAGCGGCATGGAGCAGCGGGGTCTCGCCGGTGGACGTGTGATGATGGACGAGCGCAGGATGGTGGCGTTGTCTGGCGTCGTGAtggcgtcgacggcagctagaccgggcaaggtacATGCATCAGTACATCACTAAAGATGGATTGGTCGCaagtggctgcggcggcctcatacccggcaggcgtcctggttgaagagtgcgccggactggtgggtgccccatacccggcaggcgtcctggttgggacctcaggtcttagatgttagatTTGGCTgtgatgtctgtttggtattacgcccagactatcagcatcccttcatcaactggataggagtagcgacagatgttgcctagcagtggctttagtcttacttTTGAATGACTTTTTAAGGTCTTgtatgaataattaataaaatggctgcatgcatcgtcgaGATGCAGAGGCCGAGATCCTCctccatttcaaaaaaaaaaatcattgCTTACGATGCAACCTCAGCAGATTGAGAGTAGGCTTTAATCGTTCCTTCCCATTTTTTTCTCCGTTTGTTCTTTTTTCATTTGTATATATTTAAAATAATCTAattatatattaaaaaatattcTTTCTCATTTAAAAAAATAGGAATTCGTTTTTTAACTGTGTATAAAAATAATGTTTTAGATGTGTACAAAACTGTACAGTGTGTATGAAAAATAGGCTTAGAAACATATATTTGAAAAAAGTGTTAATCTTGTATTTAAAAAATATCAATCATACATAATTTTTTTCTTATGTATACAAAATATATACAATGTATACCCTCCACATAAAAAACTAGCCTACAAAAGCGTCTTGCATTTCGGTATAGAGGTAGTATATGTTAAAAAGTTGGCACCAAAACATATATTTGACAAAACTGTTAACTATATTTATTAAAAATGTTCAACAAGTACCAAAACAATGTTTCAAATGTATACAAAAAATTTACTATGCATATAAAAAAGTACACATCATAATATATACCGTATTTGATAAAAATAATTTAATTACCTATTTAAAAAATGTCCTACGTGTGCAAAAAAAAGTTCTAGATGTATAGAAAAATATACACAATGTATTTAATAAGTAGATATGTATtgagaaaaaaagaaaatagaaaacgaA contains:
- the LOC109761258 gene encoding sugar transport protein MST1; this translates as MAGGAFVANDGPAPDYGGRLTLSVLMTCFVAASGGLIFGYDIGISGGVSQMEPFLRRFFPHVLEKMAVAKHNDYCLYDSQALTAFTSSLYIAGLLASLVASRVTKAIGRQRVMLVGGALFFAGGAITGAAMNIAMLIIGRMLLGFGVGFTNQATPVFLSEMAPTQWRGSLTAGFQIFLALGVLIANLTNYATARISWGWRLSLGLAGAPAVIIFLGALFLTDTPSSLVMRGKADEARAALVRVRGAGADVDAEFQDILRAVAVARESEEGAFHRMATRREYRPHLVLAVAVPMFFQLTGVIVLSFFAPLVFRTAGFGSNAALMGAVILGGVNLGALMLSTLVIDRYGRRVMFMVGGIQMIIAQVAMAWIMGAQVGKSGDAPMARPYGVAILVFTCMHAAGFGWSWGPLGWVVPGEIFPVDIRSAGQAMNVSIGLGLTFVQTQSFLPMLCSFKYATFAYYAGWVAVMTVFIALFLPETKGVPLESMGTVWVKHWYWKRFVQPQAKSADALT